The following coding sequences lie in one Silvanigrella aquatica genomic window:
- a CDS encoding cation diffusion facilitator family transporter produces MSGNHNHSHSKEFPLILALLLTISFFGVEIAAGILSKSLALLSDAAHMLTDVVAIAVALISIKISKKPADKKRTFGYYRFEVLAPAFNAILLMLMSIYILYESYLRLIDKNKVEINTYVMLFVSITGLIINVICLKILSHDKNESLNIKGAYLEILSDMISSFGVIIAAIIIKLTHWQWVDSAIAVAIGLWIIPRSWILFKDSINILLEGVPDGIQLEEIKNAILSISGIIGLHDLHVWAIAQNKISLSVHIIYAKTNHYEQHFILKKLRKMLDDDFQITHSTIQFEIEPCEQANEAHHNE; encoded by the coding sequence ATGTCAGGAAATCACAATCATTCTCATTCCAAAGAATTTCCCCTTATTTTGGCATTATTATTAACGATTAGTTTTTTTGGAGTTGAAATTGCGGCGGGAATTTTATCAAAAAGCCTCGCTCTTTTATCTGATGCAGCTCATATGCTAACTGATGTGGTTGCTATCGCAGTCGCACTCATTTCAATTAAAATATCAAAAAAGCCTGCAGATAAAAAAAGAACTTTTGGATATTATCGTTTTGAGGTTCTTGCTCCTGCATTTAATGCTATTTTACTTATGCTTATGTCGATTTATATTTTATATGAGTCTTATTTAAGACTCATTGATAAAAATAAAGTTGAAATTAATACTTATGTCATGCTTTTTGTATCTATTACTGGACTCATCATTAATGTCATTTGCCTTAAAATTTTAAGTCATGATAAAAATGAAAGCTTAAATATAAAAGGTGCTTATTTAGAAATATTAAGTGACATGATTTCTTCTTTTGGTGTTATTATCGCTGCCATTATTATAAAATTAACTCATTGGCAATGGGTGGATTCTGCAATTGCTGTTGCTATTGGTTTATGGATTATTCCTCGATCTTGGATTTTATTTAAAGACAGTATTAATATTTTACTTGAAGGAGTTCCTGATGGAATTCAATTAGAAGAGATAAAAAATGCCATTTTATCAATATCGGGGATAATTGGTTTGCATGATCTTCATGTTTGGGCAATTGCTCAAAATAAAATTAGCTTATCTGTTCATATTATTTATGCAAAAACAAATCATTATGAACAACATTTTATTTTAAAGAAATTAAGAAAAATGTTGGATGATGATTTTCAAATTACTCATTCTACAATTCAATTTGAAATTGAGCCTTGCGAGCAAGCGAACGAGGCTCATCATAATGAATAA